In a single window of the Niabella ginsenosidivorans genome:
- a CDS encoding M56 family metallopeptidase, whose protein sequence is MQQGVYHLFTALGNALFSSFWQMGLSWLLVMLYSHLRPGLSPTSKSLLNFAGLLTGFAAFLLTFIISLVTPQTENGLLKWLINREWIHNIFNYGAVLYLLLLAIPAKNIIRSACQVYRLRKDRLERVPGTLKIFMLDAVNYLGIKRKVQLYASSIVSSPLTIGFLKPMILLPLAVINQLTPQQLEAILLHELAHIKRNDYLINLINQIILAVLYFNPFAKLLVKAQELEREKSADQWVLQFQYGQHLYASTLLQLARDQHTFNALAMHVSGKESQLSQRVQAIMGIEKKQSFPLKKVAMLVLFLLLSGGFYYSANKNVPAPVTTAIASLPYFNPEALNPVFAAKQNLAKNEFKIIPIPAIEKPDSGPADNAIYLKITEDPNGKIEAPAKPKPIEAGPEANPSFVSHITLVVPNLDSTAEHTVQESIKTLKQIVTEMAWEKIENSLAETVSEAQKKILKARMEQAFDKLNWEESANKLRALYNEIDWAKAEAQLNASLDAILSSKKNPAACKNAIRSLQTARKTSRQSAIAAAADSAARSLQQEKIIAKRTFAADSNAHKKIMDL, encoded by the coding sequence ATGCAACAGGGAGTATACCATTTATTTACTGCTTTGGGTAATGCTTTGTTCAGCAGTTTCTGGCAGATGGGCCTGAGCTGGTTACTGGTGATGCTTTATAGCCATCTGCGCCCGGGGTTATCCCCCACATCAAAAAGCCTGCTGAATTTTGCAGGACTGCTTACAGGTTTTGCGGCTTTTCTTTTGACCTTTATTATTTCCCTTGTAACGCCTCAAACAGAAAACGGATTGCTGAAGTGGCTGATCAACCGGGAGTGGATACACAATATTTTTAATTATGGGGCTGTTTTGTACCTGTTATTACTAGCAATACCGGCAAAAAATATTATCAGAAGCGCCTGCCAGGTTTACAGGTTGCGTAAAGACAGACTGGAGAGGGTGCCCGGCACGCTGAAGATTTTTATGCTGGATGCAGTAAACTACCTGGGGATCAAAAGAAAGGTACAATTGTATGCTTCATCCATTGTATCTTCTCCTTTAACCATTGGTTTCTTAAAGCCAATGATCCTTTTACCCCTGGCAGTCATTAACCAGCTAACACCCCAACAGTTAGAAGCTATTCTCCTTCATGAATTAGCGCACATAAAAAGAAACGACTATCTCATTAATCTGATCAACCAGATAATTCTTGCGGTTCTGTATTTCAATCCCTTTGCAAAGCTGCTGGTAAAAGCACAGGAACTGGAGCGCGAAAAATCGGCCGACCAATGGGTACTGCAGTTCCAGTACGGGCAGCATCTGTATGCTTCCACGCTATTACAGCTTGCAAGAGACCAGCATACCTTTAATGCACTGGCCATGCATGTTTCAGGAAAAGAAAGCCAGTTAAGCCAGCGGGTACAGGCAATTATGGGCATTGAAAAGAAACAGTCCTTCCCGCTGAAAAAGGTGGCAATGCTTGTTCTATTCCTTTTATTATCCGGCGGTTTTTATTATTCTGCCAACAAAAACGTGCCTGCTCCGGTAACTACAGCTATCGCTTCCCTTCCCTATTTCAACCCGGAAGCCCTTAACCCTGTTTTTGCTGCAAAACAGAACCTGGCTAAAAACGAATTTAAGATCATACCCATACCGGCTATAGAAAAGCCCGACAGCGGGCCGGCAGACAATGCCATTTATTTAAAAATAACAGAAGACCCGAATGGCAAGATTGAAGCTCCGGCAAAACCCAAACCGATAGAAGCAGGCCCGGAAGCCAATCCATCGTTTGTATCCCATATAACTCTTGTTGTTCCCAACCTGGACAGTACGGCAGAGCATACAGTACAGGAATCTATAAAGACACTTAAACAAATCGTTACAGAAATGGCCTGGGAAAAAATTGAAAACAGCCTGGCTGAAACGGTTTCTGAAGCTCAGAAAAAGATCCTGAAGGCCAGGATGGAGCAGGCCTTTGACAAGCTGAATTGGGAAGAAAGCGCAAATAAACTGCGCGCACTGTATAATGAGATCGACTGGGCAAAAGCCGAGGCACAGCTTAACGCCAGTCTGGATGCAATACTTTCCTCAAAGAAAAACCCGGCTGCCTGTAAAAACGCAATAAGAAGCCTGCAGACGGCCCGCAAAACCAGCCGGCAGTCAGCAATAGCAGCAGCAGCCGACAGTGCTGCCCGCTCTTTACAACAAGAAAAGATAATAGCTAAAAGGACTTTTGCTGCGGACAGCAACGCTCATAAAAAAATAATGGACCTGTAA
- the ccoG gene encoding cytochrome c oxidase accessory protein CcoG, translating to MDVFVTDKPIKKEDNFRDRHSNVNEKGRRRWVFALQPHGRLYQYRQYLAFLYLGLFFALPFIKINGLPALQLNFPEARFIILGKIFWPDDFIIFAVAMIVLIVFIALFTVIYGRVFCGWVCPQTIFMEFVFRKIEWWIEGSPTQQKKLSQEPFHARKLIRKAIKHLLFFIISFLIAHTFLSYILGARKVLDLMSGSLSENAGIFAGLLFFTVLFYFVFAFVRDIVCTTVCPYGRLQGVLFDKDTMQVSYDYNRGEPRGKLKKNSTGSFGDCIDCKLCVHVCPTGIDIRNGVQMECVGCTACIDACNSVMLKINRPPGLIRMASENQISKKQPFHFNGRMQFYSVILMVLAGLMSFLVFSRKSIDTTISRVKGQLYQEVGTDSLSNLFQAKVINKTKKDVQYELKIEGNVPGIIKRVDADHNRLKAESLSIITFFITVPKSAIRVRSTDMTIGVYTEGIKAATVRSKFLGPFI from the coding sequence ATGGATGTTTTTGTAACAGATAAGCCCATAAAAAAGGAAGATAATTTCCGCGACAGGCACAGCAATGTGAATGAAAAAGGCAGACGCCGGTGGGTGTTTGCGTTACAGCCCCACGGCAGGCTGTATCAGTACAGGCAATACCTGGCATTCCTGTACCTGGGCCTGTTCTTCGCCCTCCCGTTCATAAAAATAAACGGGTTGCCGGCATTGCAGCTGAATTTTCCGGAGGCGCGCTTTATTATATTAGGTAAGATTTTCTGGCCGGATGATTTTATCATCTTTGCCGTGGCAATGATTGTGCTGATCGTTTTTATTGCCCTGTTTACGGTTATTTACGGAAGGGTGTTCTGTGGCTGGGTATGCCCCCAAACCATTTTTATGGAATTTGTATTCCGTAAAATTGAATGGTGGATCGAAGGTTCGCCCACGCAGCAGAAAAAACTGAGCCAGGAGCCGTTTCATGCCCGTAAACTTATCCGTAAAGCCATTAAGCACCTTCTGTTTTTTATTATTTCCTTTTTGATTGCGCACACTTTCCTTTCTTATATTTTAGGAGCCCGCAAGGTTTTAGATCTTATGAGCGGCTCCCTATCAGAGAATGCCGGGATCTTTGCCGGGCTGCTTTTTTTTACTGTGCTTTTTTATTTTGTATTTGCCTTTGTAAGGGATATCGTTTGTACCACCGTTTGCCCGTATGGAAGATTGCAGGGAGTGCTCTTTGATAAAGATACCATGCAGGTTTCCTATGATTATAACAGGGGTGAGCCGAGAGGGAAGCTCAAAAAAAACAGTACCGGTTCTTTTGGAGACTGTATCGACTGTAAATTATGCGTACATGTATGCCCAACGGGTATTGATATCCGCAATGGTGTGCAAATGGAATGCGTGGGCTGTACTGCCTGCATCGATGCCTGCAATTCTGTAATGCTGAAGATCAACCGGCCACCGGGCCTGATCCGGATGGCATCGGAAAACCAGATCTCAAAAAAACAGCCGTTTCATTTTAATGGCAGGATGCAGTTTTATTCTGTTATCCTTATGGTGCTGGCGGGCCTGATGAGCTTTTTGGTTTTTTCCCGGAAAAGCATTGATACCACTATTTCCCGTGTTAAGGGGCAATTGTACCAGGAGGTAGGAACAGATTCTTTGTCGAACCTGTTCCAGGCTAAAGTGATCAATAAAACAAAAAAGGACGTGCAGTATGAACTGAAAATAGAAGGTAATGTTCCGGGGATCATAAAAAGGGTAGACGCGGATCATAACCGCCTGAAAGCAGAAAGCCTGAGCATCATTACTTTTTTTATTACTGTTCCTAAATCGGCCATCAGGGTAAGATCTACAGATATGACTATCGGGGTTTACACAGAAGGTATTAAAGCCGCAACCGTCCGGTCAAAGTTCCTGGGACCGTTTATTTAA
- a CDS encoding FixH family protein, with translation MSWGYRVLIILGIFLVGMISMVVVATRQTNEMIDSDYYEKELAYQKVIDGRKRLKATGEAVMIKTLNNFVEVQLPSAASGNIRSGAIEFLRLSGSKGDRKLDMGTSAAPVYRLPVSMLMKGWYRVRMHWVNNDSAYYHEQNFRVQ, from the coding sequence ATGAGCTGGGGATACAGGGTGCTGATCATATTGGGGATCTTTTTAGTGGGAATGATTTCAATGGTTGTTGTGGCAACAAGGCAAACCAATGAAATGATCGATTCGGATTATTATGAAAAGGAGCTGGCTTATCAAAAGGTCATAGATGGCCGTAAGCGTCTTAAAGCCACAGGGGAAGCTGTAATGATCAAAACACTGAACAATTTTGTGGAAGTGCAGCTGCCTTCAGCAGCTTCCGGTAACATCCGCTCCGGGGCGATCGAGTTCCTGAGGTTATCTGGCAGCAAGGGCGACAGGAAACTGGATATGGGCACCTCCGCAGCTCCTGTTTACCGCCTGCCGGTAAGCATGCTGATGAAAGGATGGTACCGGGTGCGTATGCACTGGGTAAATAATGATAGCGCTTATTATCATGAACAGAATTTCCGGGTACAGTAA
- a CDS encoding cytochrome c, translated as MNRKQQINNRLLLFISGSLCPLSLLAQEKAVPTPRLILDVNTVLTVMIVFLLFIIGILAFTLRASMDVYQERKAKEKKESTMIKPLLLIAAVLCAATGWAQDAAPAIANPFTYEKIARYVLIGALALELLIICAFIYWIRFFTGIEELQERKALARKERFKRLGSWWSRANKLKPIEEEHNLDVGHSYDGIRELDNPTPPWFSVAFIASILFGLGYLWRYHVAHAAPNQYEEYEIAVTKGNLRVAEYLKTKGDAVNEQTVVMLDAAGIEAGKKLFVNNCTACHGNAGQGGVGPNLTDDYWLHGGAIGSVFHTIKFGVVEKGMMSWKDVFSAQQIAELASYIKSLHGTNPPGAKEPQGELYKDESAKKDSVAARPADSAASRVTVSRD; from the coding sequence ATGAATCGAAAGCAACAAATCAACAACAGGCTGCTGCTCTTTATATCCGGCAGCTTATGCCCGCTGTCTTTGCTGGCTCAGGAAAAAGCCGTTCCAACGCCCCGGCTGATACTGGACGTGAATACTGTATTAACGGTTATGATCGTTTTTCTGCTTTTCATCATCGGTATCCTTGCTTTTACATTAAGAGCTTCCATGGATGTGTACCAGGAACGTAAGGCAAAGGAAAAGAAGGAAAGCACCATGATCAAGCCGCTTTTATTAATAGCAGCAGTCCTGTGTGCCGCTACCGGATGGGCTCAGGATGCTGCGCCTGCAATAGCTAACCCTTTTACTTACGAAAAGATCGCACGTTATGTTCTTATTGGCGCGCTAGCCCTGGAACTTTTGATCATCTGCGCATTTATATACTGGATCCGCTTTTTTACAGGCATTGAGGAGTTGCAGGAGCGGAAAGCTCTGGCCCGCAAAGAGCGTTTTAAAAGGCTGGGCTCCTGGTGGAGCCGGGCCAATAAATTAAAGCCCATTGAAGAGGAGCATAACCTGGATGTGGGCCATAGCTATGACGGCATCCGGGAACTGGATAACCCTACGCCACCCTGGTTCTCTGTCGCTTTTATTGCTTCCATCCTTTTCGGGCTGGGGTACCTTTGGCGGTATCATGTGGCGCATGCAGCTCCCAACCAGTATGAAGAATACGAGATTGCCGTAACAAAAGGGAACCTTCGGGTGGCAGAGTATCTCAAAACAAAAGGCGATGCGGTCAATGAGCAGACCGTTGTAATGCTGGATGCAGCAGGAATAGAAGCAGGAAAAAAACTTTTTGTGAATAACTGCACGGCCTGTCATGGCAATGCAGGTCAGGGAGGGGTAGGCCCCAACCTTACTGATGATTACTGGCTGCATGGGGGAGCGATAGGATCGGTTTTCCATACGATTAAGTTTGGCGTGGTTGAAAAAGGAATGATGAGTTGGAAAGATGTCTTCTCTGCGCAGCAGATCGCTGAGCTGGCCAGTTATATCAAATCACTTCATGGCACTAACCCGCCGGGTGCCAAGGAGCCACAGGGTGAACTTTATAAAGATGAGTCTGCTAAAAAAGACAGTGTGGCAGCCCGGCCTGCAGACAGCGCGGCAAGCCGGGTTACAGTAAGCAGGGATTAA
- a CDS encoding CcoQ/FixQ family Cbb3-type cytochrome c oxidase assembly chaperone: MKFVNYLEKISGVGIYPLLSLLLFTIVFVLVVLYAMRASNETIAEMENLPLDEKKGL, translated from the coding sequence ATGAAGTTTGTAAATTATTTGGAAAAAATAAGCGGGGTAGGCATTTACCCGCTGCTATCACTGCTGCTGTTTACCATCGTATTTGTACTGGTAGTGCTCTATGCCATGCGCGCCAGTAATGAGACAATCGCTGAAATGGAAAATCTGCCTCTTGACGAAAAAAAAGGACTGTAA
- a CDS encoding heavy metal translocating P-type ATPase, producing MRCYHCGDLCPDDHLRIEEKLFCCSGCKLVFELLNEKGLCTYYLLNEHPGQQQVKPGRKERFAFLDNEAIARQLVSFSDGKQTHVTFSIPHMHCSSCLWLLEHIGKMQPGIITSRVDFSAKTVFIIFDHNRCSLRDVAETLTAAGYEPWLRLNAKEKQPQLAYTRITQISVAGFCFANIMMLSLPEYFSFSSYLQEKIGITFRYIGLLLALPVLLYAAREFFVNAASGLRNGRLTIDCSIALAVLLTFFRSLYNLLVLDGNTYFDSMSGIVFFMLLGRWAQDKTQRSLVFDRDYASFFPVTVNRVKGTQAEPVLISQLREKDIIEVHDYEIIPADSLLLNGRAFIDYSFVTGESLPKQVEQGAILYAGGKQLGERLELMVIKPPDQGYLSSLWNREASDKDSSQNAFLHKAGNYFTVVVLVLTLGSALFWFLKGERTIMWNALTTTLIVACPCALLLAATFTNGNVLRIYKRAGLYLKNAGVITAMAGIDHVVLDKTGTITSGKGYRLSYHGSRLTEEAINRIASLLRHSTHPLSKAVAAHLDQRHIIPVAHFKNIPGGGIEGWVEEHHLKIGSRAFVSGSGDCATDTATCVFVRINRQIAGYFEVQNQYREGLQRFISRLKQHYSLSVLTGDNGAEQSRLKEIMGNDVDMRFHQLPNDKYEYIRALQEKEKKQVLVAGDGLNDAGALAQSNVGIAVAETGNSFTPASAGILDASSVTQLDQLLYLARRSKTVIWISFAVSVIYNVIGLYFALQGLLAPVIAAILMPVSSISILLLTFFLSEWYGRKICPVKK from the coding sequence ATGCGGTGCTATCATTGTGGCGATCTGTGTCCCGATGATCACCTGCGGATAGAAGAAAAGCTGTTTTGCTGCAGCGGCTGTAAGCTGGTTTTTGAACTATTGAATGAAAAGGGTTTGTGTACTTATTACTTGCTCAATGAACATCCTGGTCAGCAACAGGTAAAGCCAGGCCGCAAAGAGCGTTTTGCCTTTTTGGATAACGAAGCTATTGCCCGGCAACTGGTCTCTTTTTCAGACGGGAAGCAAACACATGTAACCTTTTCTATTCCGCATATGCACTGCAGTAGTTGCCTGTGGCTGCTGGAGCATATCGGCAAAATGCAGCCGGGCATCATTACCTCAAGGGTTGATTTTTCAGCAAAAACTGTTTTTATCATTTTTGATCACAACCGCTGTTCACTGCGGGATGTAGCCGAAACGCTTACAGCTGCCGGTTATGAGCCCTGGCTAAGGCTGAATGCCAAGGAAAAGCAGCCACAGCTGGCATATACCCGTATAACGCAAATCAGCGTTGCTGGTTTTTGCTTTGCCAATATTATGATGTTGAGCCTGCCGGAGTATTTCTCATTCAGCAGTTACCTGCAGGAAAAGATCGGCATTACCTTTCGTTACATAGGCCTGCTGCTGGCATTGCCGGTTCTTTTGTATGCTGCCAGGGAATTTTTTGTAAACGCGGCAAGCGGTCTCAGGAATGGCCGGCTTACGATCGACTGCTCCATTGCATTAGCCGTTTTGCTTACCTTTTTCAGGAGCCTTTATAATTTGCTGGTGCTGGATGGCAATACCTATTTTGACAGTATGAGCGGTATCGTTTTTTTTATGCTGCTCGGGCGCTGGGCGCAGGATAAAACCCAGCGATCACTGGTGTTTGACAGAGACTACGCCTCCTTTTTCCCGGTTACTGTAAACCGGGTAAAAGGCACTCAGGCAGAACCGGTATTGATCAGCCAGCTCAGGGAAAAAGATATTATTGAAGTGCATGACTATGAGATTATTCCTGCGGACAGTCTTTTGCTGAATGGCAGGGCCTTTATTGATTACAGCTTTGTGACCGGCGAAAGTTTGCCAAAGCAGGTGGAGCAGGGAGCGATCCTGTATGCAGGCGGTAAACAGCTGGGGGAGCGGCTGGAACTAATGGTTATAAAGCCCCCGGATCAGGGATACCTGTCCAGCCTCTGGAACAGGGAGGCCTCGGATAAGGACAGCAGCCAAAACGCATTTTTACATAAAGCCGGTAATTATTTTACCGTGGTAGTGCTTGTACTAACCCTGGGCAGCGCACTGTTCTGGTTTTTAAAAGGGGAGCGTACAATTATGTGGAATGCCTTGACCACTACGCTTATTGTTGCCTGTCCCTGTGCCTTATTGCTGGCAGCAACATTTACCAATGGCAATGTGCTGCGCATCTATAAGAGAGCCGGATTGTACCTTAAAAATGCGGGCGTTATTACGGCGATGGCGGGCATTGATCATGTGGTGCTGGACAAGACGGGTACCATCACGTCGGGCAAAGGATACCGGCTCTCCTACCACGGCAGCCGGCTGACGGAGGAAGCAATAAACCGGATCGCTTCTTTATTAAGGCATTCCACGCATCCCTTAAGCAAAGCAGTGGCGGCGCATCTGGACCAGCGGCATATCATTCCGGTAGCCCATTTTAAGAATATACCGGGCGGGGGTATTGAAGGTTGGGTGGAAGAGCACCATCTGAAAATCGGCAGCCGGGCTTTTGTTTCGGGTAGCGGGGATTGCGCAACGGATACCGCCACGTGCGTTTTTGTCAGGATCAACAGGCAGATCGCCGGTTACTTCGAAGTGCAGAACCAGTACCGGGAAGGGCTGCAACGGTTCATCAGCCGGTTAAAGCAACATTATTCCTTATCGGTGCTTACAGGCGACAATGGAGCCGAGCAGTCCCGGCTAAAGGAAATAATGGGAAATGATGTAGACATGCGCTTTCATCAGTTGCCTAATGATAAATATGAATACATCAGGGCGCTGCAGGAAAAGGAAAAGAAACAGGTACTGGTAGCAGGCGATGGTTTAAATGATGCCGGGGCCCTGGCACAAAGCAATGTGGGAATAGCAGTGGCTGAAACGGGAAATAGTTTTACGCCGGCTTCAGCGGGAATACTGGATGCTTCTTCGGTAACACAGCTGGATCAGTTGCTTTACCTGGCAAGAAGATCCAAAACAGTGATTTGGATCAGCTTTGCTGTTTCTGTTATCTATAATGTCATCGGGTTGTATTTTGCATTACAGGGCCTGCTGGCCCCCGTAATTGCAGCCATCCTGATGCCTGTAAGCTCTATAAGCATTCTGCTGCTCACTTTTTTCCTGTCGGAATGGTATGGGCGCAAAATCTGTCCCGTCAAAAAATGA
- the ccoN gene encoding cytochrome-c oxidase, cbb3-type subunit I has product MELQQFSYDNKIPKFFAIATVTWGVVGMLVGVLAAFQLAFPVMNMGIAYTTFGRIRPVHTNAVIFAFVGNAFFTAVYYSMPRLLKTPMWSKALSKIHFWGWQLIILSAAVTLMLGYTTTKEYAELEWPIDIAITIVWLVFGINMMGTILTRRERHLYVAIWFFLASWVTVAMLHIVNSFELPVSFMKSYSWYAGVQDALVQWWYGHNAVAFFLTTPFLGIMYYFLPKAANRPIYSYRLSIIHFWSLIFIYIWAGPHHLLNTALPEWAQSLGTALSLMLLLPSWGGMLNGLFTLRGAWDKVREDPVLKFFVVAVICYGMATFEGPMLSLKNVNAISHYSDWTIAHVHIGALGWNGFLTFGMLYWLFPRLFNTKLYSTKLAGTHFMIGTLGIVLYAVPMYWAAFRSYFMMSAFTPEGQLQYQFIDVVQSIVPFYALRAIGGTIYLTGVVLMVYNLVKTARQGKFVESEAASAAPLAKRYKAPARAHWHSRIERRPVMLLILSFIVVAVGGMIEMIPTFLVKENVPTIASVKPYTPLELQGRDVYIQEGCNNCHTQMIRPFRYEVARYGEYSKAGEYVYDHPHLWGSKRTGPDLARIGGKYPDSWHFNHMLEPVSMSPGSIMPSYPWLFENKIDIRATNSKIYAMRKLGVPYPEGYEAVAVADLKKQANEITARLKQSKITISSDKQIIALIAYLQRLGTDIKAEEAAPQE; this is encoded by the coding sequence ATGGAATTACAGCAATTTAGTTACGACAATAAGATCCCGAAGTTTTTTGCCATTGCTACTGTTACCTGGGGCGTGGTGGGCATGCTGGTAGGTGTGCTTGCCGCTTTTCAGCTGGCCTTCCCGGTAATGAATATGGGCATTGCGTATACAACATTTGGCCGTATACGGCCTGTGCATACCAACGCCGTTATTTTTGCATTTGTTGGTAATGCGTTTTTTACGGCAGTGTATTATTCAATGCCGCGGCTGCTAAAAACCCCTATGTGGAGCAAGGCGCTCAGTAAAATCCATTTCTGGGGCTGGCAACTGATCATTTTATCAGCGGCTGTTACCTTAATGCTGGGGTATACCACCACCAAGGAATATGCCGAGCTGGAATGGCCTATTGATATTGCCATTACTATTGTATGGTTAGTATTTGGTATTAATATGATGGGCACCATATTGACCCGGCGTGAGCGGCACCTGTATGTGGCCATCTGGTTTTTTCTTGCATCCTGGGTTACCGTAGCCATGCTGCATATTGTAAACTCTTTTGAGCTGCCTGTTTCCTTTATGAAAAGCTATTCATGGTATGCCGGTGTGCAGGATGCACTGGTGCAGTGGTGGTACGGGCATAATGCCGTAGCATTTTTCCTGACAACCCCGTTTTTGGGAATCATGTATTACTTTCTTCCAAAAGCAGCCAACAGGCCTATCTATTCCTATCGTTTAAGCATCATCCATTTCTGGAGCCTTATCTTTATTTATATATGGGCAGGGCCGCACCATTTGTTAAATACCGCATTGCCGGAATGGGCCCAGTCCCTGGGCACAGCGCTCTCGCTGATGTTATTATTGCCCAGTTGGGGCGGTATGCTGAACGGGTTGTTTACGCTAAGAGGCGCCTGGGATAAAGTACGGGAGGACCCGGTGCTTAAATTCTTTGTAGTAGCCGTTATCTGTTATGGTATGGCTACGTTTGAAGGGCCGATGCTTTCTTTAAAGAATGTAAACGCTATTTCGCATTACAGCGACTGGACGATTGCACACGTGCATATTGGGGCTTTGGGGTGGAATGGCTTCCTGACCTTTGGTATGCTTTACTGGCTTTTTCCGCGGTTGTTTAATACAAAATTGTATTCCACCAAACTGGCGGGCACGCACTTTATGATCGGCACTTTGGGTATCGTTTTATATGCGGTGCCTATGTACTGGGCGGCTTTCAGAAGCTATTTCATGATGTCCGCCTTTACACCGGAAGGTCAGCTGCAATACCAGTTTATAGATGTGGTGCAATCTATTGTGCCGTTCTACGCGCTCAGGGCCATCGGTGGTACTATTTATTTAACCGGTGTGGTGCTGATGGTGTATAACCTGGTAAAAACTGCCAGGCAGGGAAAATTTGTGGAAAGCGAGGCAGCCAGCGCCGCACCGCTGGCAAAACGTTATAAGGCTCCGGCCAGGGCGCACTGGCACTCAAGAATTGAGCGCAGGCCGGTAATGCTTCTGATATTAAGCTTCATAGTAGTGGCCGTTGGAGGAATGATTGAAATGATTCCTACTTTTCTTGTAAAAGAGAATGTGCCTACTATTGCAAGTGTGAAACCCTATACGCCGCTGGAGCTGCAGGGCAGGGATGTGTACATACAGGAAGGTTGCAATAATTGTCATACGCAAATGATCCGTCCCTTCCGGTATGAGGTGGCACGTTACGGGGAATATTCTAAAGCCGGCGAGTATGTTTATGACCATCCCCATCTTTGGGGCAGCAAACGTACCGGCCCTGACCTGGCACGTATCGGAGGCAAATACCCGGATAGCTGGCATTTCAATCATATGCTGGAGCCGGTGTCCATGTCGCCAGGTTCCATCATGCCGTCCTATCCCTGGCTTTTTGAAAACAAAATTGATATAAGGGCTACCAATTCAAAAATATATGCCATGCGCAAGCTGGGCGTACCTTATCCGGAAGGGTATGAAGCAGTTGCCGTAGCTGATCTGAAGAAGCAGGCCAATGAGATAACGGCGCGCTTAAAGCAATCGAAGATAACGATCAGCAGCGATAAGCAGATCATTGCGCTGATTGCTTATTTGCAGCGCCTTGGAACAGATATAAAAGCAGAGGAAGCTGCTCCGCAGGAGTAA
- the ccoS gene encoding cbb3-type cytochrome oxidase assembly protein CcoS: MSIIIITAIISLLIAVLFLVALIWSIKDGQYEDDFSPPNRILFDDPATKDNK, translated from the coding sequence ATGAGCATTATTATTATTACAGCCATCATCAGCCTGCTGATAGCCGTTTTATTCCTGGTAGCATTGATCTGGAGCATTAAAGATGGCCAGTATGAAGATGATTTCTCACCGCCTAACCGCATCTTGTTTGATGACCCGGCCACAAAAGATAATAAATAA
- a CDS encoding BlaI/MecI/CopY family transcriptional regulator has product MQDHKSIKPTESELEILQVLWEKGNATVREVHENLLTFKDVGYTTTLKLMQIMNEKGLVKRNDSSRTHIYKAAVNKEVTQQFMLNKFISNLFGGSSSQLVMQALGNNNVSPEELDEIQSMIDQLKKKE; this is encoded by the coding sequence ATGCAGGATCATAAATCAATAAAACCCACAGAGAGCGAACTGGAGATTTTACAGGTACTGTGGGAAAAAGGAAATGCAACAGTGAGGGAGGTGCATGAAAACCTGCTCACATTTAAGGATGTTGGGTATACTACTACCCTGAAACTGATGCAGATCATGAATGAAAAGGGGTTGGTAAAACGCAATGATTCCTCCCGCACGCATATTTATAAGGCAGCTGTTAATAAAGAAGTGACACAGCAATTTATGCTCAATAAATTTATCAGCAATCTGTTTGGCGGATCTTCTTCCCAACTGGTAATGCAGGCACTGGGCAACAACAACGTTTCGCCGGAGGAACTGGATGAGATCCAGTCTATGATTGACCAGTTAAAAAAGAAAGAGTAA
- a CDS encoding co-chaperone GroES, which produces MRITADNRFRKLIVIGDRLLIKPVQGNERTASGLYLPPGVQEKEKVQQGYVIKTGPGYAIPIPVENEPWKSDEDQVKYVPLQAKEGDLAIFLLSGATEVMYENEKYFIVPQSAILMLEREEDL; this is translated from the coding sequence ATGAGAATAACCGCGGATAACCGTTTTAGAAAATTAATCGTTATTGGAGATCGTTTGCTTATAAAGCCGGTTCAGGGCAATGAGCGTACAGCAAGCGGACTTTACCTGCCTCCCGGTGTACAGGAAAAGGAAAAGGTACAGCAGGGATACGTTATAAAAACAGGCCCGGGCTATGCCATCCCCATTCCTGTTGAAAACGAGCCCTGGAAATCAGATGAGGACCAGGTAAAATATGTACCCCTGCAGGCAAAAGAAGGCGACCTTGCTATCTTTCTGCTAAGCGGCGCTACAGAAGTAATGTATGAAAACGAAAAGTATTTTATTGTTCCGCAGAGTGCCATTTTAATGCTGGAGCGGGAAGAGGATCTTTAA